A DNA window from Acropora palmata chromosome 12, jaAcrPala1.3, whole genome shotgun sequence contains the following coding sequences:
- the LOC141859672 gene encoding uncharacterized protein LOC141859672 has protein sequence MNDTNCLCLSRECSNSSLFHFNSGHEASQRVSNGTANIFHNTAFSFPEKEPKISPSPKSGRRTRKLSLFSFHLNSKEKEDKGKTRRNSQPASAYTNQPSPSSLSPPMLDFLPTMDKTDSNSSLSSFASSTSNSRKCSSVLGVVERENLAIQDIIEETLKLQFENVTEYKRELCDRLAKNVSQLVKRRVEVLKEAARLPCKIVSLVYVAAIRDHGIEFVSQASLESDKDNFIMASYRNGRVFAVGGVMVIPLEK, from the coding sequence ATGAATGATACAAATTGCTTGTGCTTGTCAAGAGAGTGCAGTAATTCTTCTCTATTTCACTTCAACTCAGGACACGAAGCCTCGCAAAGAGTGAGCAATGGAACggcaaacatttttcacaaCACAGCCTTCTCGTTTCCGGAGAAAGAACCGAAAATCTCTCCATCTCCGAAATCTGGGAGACGAACTAGAaagctttctttgttttcattccatTTAAattcaaaggagaaagaagaTAAAGGAAAAACACGACGCAATTCTCAACCGGCTTCAGCATACACGAATCAGCCATCGCCCTCATCTCTTTCACCACCAATGTTAGATTTTTTGCCAACCATGGACAAGACAGACAGTAATAGCTCTTTAAGCAGCTTCGCAAGTTCAACGTCGAACTCGAGAAAGTGTTCTTCTGTTCTGGGAGTTGTTGAAAGGGAAAACTTAGCGATCCAGGATATCATTGAAGAGACTCTCAAGCTGCAGTTCGAAAATGTCACGGAATATAAGCGAGAGCTCTGCGATCGCTTAGCGAAAAATGTCAGCCAACTTGTGAAGCGACGAGTAGAAGTGCTGAAAGAAGCAGCGAGACTTCCTTGTAAAATCGTGTCTTTAGTGTATGTAGCGGCGATAAGAGATCATGGTATTGAATTTGTTAGTCAAGCATCCTTAGAATCTGACaaagataattttattatgGCAAGTTATAGAAATGGCAGAGTGTTTGCGGTAGGAGGTGTGATGGTGATACCATTAGAAAAATAG